Proteins found in one Zea mays cultivar B73 chromosome 1, Zm-B73-REFERENCE-NAM-5.0, whole genome shotgun sequence genomic segment:
- the LOC100282134 gene encoding malate dehydrogenase, glyoxysomal, protein MQPDANAPSHRLARVAAHLNPQRPQMEEGASALRLVVCRAKGGAPGFKVAILGAAGGIGQPLSLLMKMNPLVSVLHLYDVVNTPGVTADVSHMDTSAVVRGFLGAQQLDAALTGMDLVIIPAGLPRKPGMTRDDLFNKNAGIVRTLCEGVARCCPNAIVNLISNPVNSTVPIAAEVFKKAGTYDPKRLLGVTTLDVARANTFVAEVLGVDPRDVSVPVVGGHAGITILPLLSQVTPPSSFTQDETRYLTDRIQNGGTEVVEAKAGSGSATLSMAFAASKFADACLRAMRGEAGIVECSYVASEVTELPFFATKVRLGRGGAEEILPLGPLNDFERAGLEAAKKELGESIQKGIAFMSK, encoded by the exons CTCCCTCGCACCGCCTCGCCCGCGTCGCCGCGCACCTAAACCCCCAGCGGCCGCAGATGGAGGAAGGCGCGTCCGCACTGAGGCTCGTGGTGTGCCGCGCCAAGGGCGGCGCGCCGGGGTTCAAGGTCGCGATCCTGGGCGCCGCGGGCGGGATCGGACAGCCGCTGTCACTGCTCATGAAGATGAATCCTCTCGTGTCCGTGCTGCACCTCTACGATGTCGTCAACACGCCCGGGGTCACGGCCGATGTCAGCCACATGGACACCAGCGCTGTG GTCCGCGGCTTCCTTGGGGCACAGCAGCTTGATGCCGCACTTACAGGAATGGACCTTGTAATCATACCCGCTGGACTCCCTAGGAAACCAGGAATGACAAGAGATGATTTATTCAACAAAAATGCTGGGATTGTTCGTACACTATGTGAAGGCGTTGCAAGATGCTGTCCTAATGCAATTGTGAATCTGATCAGCAACCCAGTGAACTCAACTGTCCCCATTGCTGCTGAGGTTTTCAAGAAAGCTGGAACTTATGATCCCAAGCGGCTTCTTGGAGTGACAACACTCGATGTTGCGAGGGCTAACACCTTTGTG GCCGAAGTGCTTGGAGTTGATCCAAGAGATGTCAGTGTTCCTGTTGTTGGAGGGCATGCTGGGATAACTATATTGCCCCTCCTCTCCCAG GTTACACCTCCGAGCTCATTCACTCAGGATGAAACCAGATATTTGACAGACCGCATACAGAATGGTGGCACAGAAGTTGTGGAG GCAAAGGCTGGATCAGGCTCCGCGACTCTGTCAATG GCTTTTGCTGCTTCTAAATTCGCTGACGCATGCTTGCGAGCTATGCGGGGCGAAGCTGGAATCGTGGAATGCTCATATGTTGCATCCGAG GTGACAGAACTGCCGTTCTTTGCAACGAAAGTGAGGCTTGGCCGTGGTGGAGCCGAGGAGATCCTCCCGCTTGGCCCTTTGAATGATTTCGAGAG AGCTGGTCTGGAAGCGGCAAAGAAGGAACTGGGCGAGAGCATTCAGAAGGGCATCGCTTTCATGAGCAAGTGA